Genomic window (Subtercola endophyticus):
GCCCAGACCCCGTACATCCACCTCCCGCTCGATCTGCTCGATTCGACCGCAACCGCCGAGGCTCTGAAGGGTCTGGCGCCGGTATCGCACCTCGTCTACGCCGCCGCCTTCGAGAAGCCCGGTCTGGTTGCCGGATGGTCGGATCCCGAGCAGATGCAGACGAATCTGCTCATGCTGCAGAACGTGCTCGGGCCGCTCACCGCCGCCGGAAGCCTCGAGCATGTCACTACCATGCAGGGAACGAAGGCGTACGGGGTGCACCTGCATGCCATCCCGATTCCCGCGCGAGAGCGGTATGCACGTGACGACCACGCCAATTTCTACTGGCTGCAAGAAGACCTTCTGAAGAGTTCGGCCGCCCAGAACGGATTCGGCTACACGATCTTTCGGCCGGTGCAAGTGGTCGGACCCGCCTACGGCGTGGCCTACAGCACCCCTCCGGTGATCGGCGCCTACGCCGCGATCTGCCGCGAGGAGGGGCTGCCGTTCGGCTTTCCGGGTGGCAACATCAACCCCGTTCGGCAGTCGGTCGACGTCGAACTCGTCGCGCAGGCGATTCGCTGGGCAGCCGATGCGCCCACCGCACGGGGCCAGCACTTCAACCTCACCAACGGCGAAGTGTTCTCGTGGCAAGAGCTCTGGCCCTCGTTCGCCGAGGTGTTCGGCATAGAGGCGGCAGAGCCCAGCCCCGTGAGTCTTGGCCGCTTTCTGCCCGAACACGCCGAGACGTGGAACCGCATCGTGCGGCGCTACGACCTTCAACCACTGTCGATTCTCGACGTGGTCGGCAAGTCGCACCTGTATGCCGACTACACCTTCGGCTTCGGGGTCGAGACCCAGCCACCCCCTTCTCTCGTGAGCACTGTCGCGGTGAAACAGGCCGGCTTCGGCGAGGTACGCGACACCGAGGCCGTGTACCGCAACGCGCTCGAGTCGCTGATCGCGCAGCGAGTGCTGCCGGGCATCCACCCGCTTTCTGCCGGGAGATGACCGAGCCCGGCGCGGCGGTCTCACCCGACACGCCCCGACCGCTCGGTCCGATACTGCGCCAGCTGACCCCCTCGGTCTTTCTGCCCGCGATGATCTACGAGATCGGCAATGGCGCGATCGCCCCGATCGTGGCACTCACGGCCGTCGGGCTCGGTGCCTCGCCGGCGCTGGCCGCACTCGTCGTGGGATTCTTGGGAATCGGGCGGGTTCTCGGCGACATTCCGGCGTCGTGGCTGGCCGAGCGCATCGGTGATCGGCGGGCGATGGTGGTCGCCGCGTCTCTTGAGACCGTGGCGCTGCTCGGCTGCTTCTTCAGCCCCTCCATCGCCCTCTTCGCTCTGGCGCTGTTGATCTCCGGCATGGCGACCGCCACGTTCTACCTCGCCCGGCAGTCGTATCTGGCCGATGTCGTCGCCGTGGCACACCGGGCCAGGGCCATGTCGACGCTGGGCGGTTCGCACCGCATCGGGCTCTTCATCGGGCCGTTCATCGGGGCGCTCTTCGTGGGAACCTTCGGTCTCTCCAGTGCGTACCTCGTGGCCATCGGGGCGACCATAGCGGCGGCGGTACTGCTGCTCTCGATCGCAGACCTCGAGCCGCCGAGCCATACCGCCGCCGTGCGTGCAGACAAGTCGACCCGGGCCGTGCTGTTCGAGCACCGCCTCGTCTTCTCCACCCTGGGAGCGACCATGATCGGCTGCGGCGCAGTGCTGGCCGCGCGGCAGACCGTCGTGCCGCTCTGGGCCGAACACCTCGGCATCGGGCCGGCAGAAACGAGCCTTATCTTCGGCACCGCCGGCGCCGTGGAGATCGTGCTCTTCTACCCCGCCGGCAAGGTCGCCGATCGGTTCGGCCGGCTCGCCGTGGCTCTGCCCTGGATGATCGTGCTCGGTGCCGCGATCGTCGCCGTTCCCTTCACGGTGGGCCCCCTCTCGCTCACCGTGGTCGCCATCGTTATGAGCATCGGCAGCGGAATCGGCGCAGGCACCATCATGACGCTCGGCGCCGACGTGGCTCCGCTCATCGGGCGCCTGCGTTTCATCGGCATCTGGCGAGTACTCAGCGATTCGGGGTTCGCGGCCGGCCCCGCCGTGCTGTCACTGATCGCCGTCACGACCTCGCTCGCCGCCGGCATCGTGGTCATCGGTTCGGTCGGGCTGGGGGCAGCGGTTGCGCTGCGCGTGTTCGTGCCGCGGCACACCGACACGCGCCCCTCTCAGCCGCCGCGGACGCCGCGACCTCCCCAACCGCGGCCGCCGCAACCGCCACCCGAGCTGCTCGACTGATGCGGCCGCCGAGCTGCTGGCGTGCCGTCGCGACCGCTGCGACGCAGTCGTTCGGGTCGGCCAGGTCGGCGGTGAACACCGAAACGTCGGCGCCGAGATCGCTCGCCTGGCGAGCTACGTCGGCCAGGGCATCCGCGTTGCGGTCGACGAGTACGAGGCGCGGGGCGGGTTCGCGTGCGGCCAGCAGCGCGGTCGCACGCCCGACGCCACTCGCGGCGCCAGTGATCAACAGTCGTGTCATTCGGGCTAACCCTGCTTTCGTCCGTTGAGATACTACACCTAGCTAACTAATATCTGTAGGCTGGTCATATGCCCTTTCTGAAGACCAACGGCGGCGAGATCTACTACGAGAGCAGCGGAGAACGCGAGAACCCGGCGCTCGTGCTGCTGCACGCGGGCGTTGCGACGCTTCGCATGTGGGATGCCCAGGTCGACGACCTGGCAGCCGACCACTTCGTGCTGCGGTTCGACTCGCGCGGCTACGGCCGCACCACGAGCGACGAGAATCCCTATCGTGAGCACGACGACACGATCGCGCTGCTCGACCACCTCGGCATCGCCTCGGCGACGCTCATCGGCGCGTCGAGGGGCGGCATGATCGCGGTCAATACTGCCCTCGAGCATCCCAATCGGGTAGCCGGGGTCGTCACGATCGGGTCGGGCATCGAGGGGTTCCCGGCGACCACATTCACCCCAGAAGAGCTCGCGTGCTTCGAACAGATCGCCGCCCTCAAAGCGGCAGACGACACAGCGGCAGCGAAGGAGGCGGAGCGTCGGCTCTGGGCCTTCGGCCTCGACCGCCGCGCCGAAGAACTCGACCCCGGCTTCATCGCGCTCGTCGCCGAGCTCGATCGCCCGAACCTCGAGCGAGCAGCCGAACGGCTCACCGCCCTGCCGCTGGAACCCTCGGCCTACAGCCGGCTCGAGACCCTCGCGGCACCGGTTCTGGTGACTGTGGGCGACTTCGATGTATCGCGCATGAACATCATCGCCCGCGCCCTCGTGCAGACTCTGCCTCAGGCCGAGGCCGCCCACTTCGCGCACTCGGCCCACCTGCCGAGCGTCGAAGAGCCGGCGGAGTTCTTACGCGTGCTGCGTAGCTGGCTGGGCCGCCACGCGCTCTGAGCCGGCTTACGAGGGCCGGGCTAGACGCGAGCGAGCTGGCGGTCGAGCCAGGCCAGTGTGCAGGCCGCCTCAGCGCGCCTGCCAGACCGGCGGCCGCTTCTCGACAAAGGCCTGCGCACCTTCCACCGCGTCTGCCGAAGCGAAGATCTCAGCCACCGTCTGATCGATGTCGACCCACGGCTCGTCGCGCCAGGCCGACTGATTCGCCCCCTCGTAGACGAGGCGTTTCGTCGCCTGAACGGCCAGCGGCGCATTCGCCGCCATCACCTCGGCCAGCGCGAGCGCAACGTCGACGTGAGTGCCGACCGGCGCGACCTCGTTCACGAGCCCCCACCTCTCGGCGACCTCCGCCGAGACCGGCTGGCCCGTGAGCAGCATACGCAGCGCGACCTTCTGCGGAATCTGCTGCGCAATACGCGGCACACCGCCACCCGCGGCGAACAGCCCTCGCGTGACCTCGGGCAGGCCGAGCCTGGCGCCCTCTTCGGCGACCACCAGATCGCAGGCCAGCGCGATCTCGAGCCCACCGCCGAGCGCGAACCCGTGCACCGCGGCGATGATCGGTTTGGCCGAGAAGTGCCGCACGAATCCGGCGAACCCCCACTCGGCGTGCTCGGGCGGAATCAAGCCCTCACCCGCACCGAGGGCCTTCAGGTCTTGACCGGCGCAGAACGCTTTGCCCGCGCCGGTGATCACGCCCACCCGCAGGTCGTCGTTCTCGTTCAGCAGCTCGACAGCGGCACCGAGCGCCGCCGCGAGCTCGTAGTTCACCGCATTACGCGCCTCGGGCCGGTTCAGCGTGATCAGCAAAACGTGCCCGCGGCGTTCGGCTCGAACGACTCCGTCGAGCAACACCCCCGATTCACCGGCCTGGTCAGTCATTCGCCTTCTCCTTCGGCACACGGATGATCAGGGCATCCCCTTGGCCCCCACCGCCGCAGAGTGCGGCCGCGCCGACTCCTCCGCCGCGCCGCTTCAGCTCGAGCGCCAATGTGAGCAGAATGCGGGCACCCGACATTCCGATCGGATGCCCGATCGCGATCGCTCCGCCGTTGACATTCACCCGGTCGAGATCGATTCCAAGCTGCGCCGACGACGCGAGTGCGACCGCGGCGAACGCCTCGTTGATCTCGATGAGGTCGAGATCTGACGGGTCGATGCCCTCTCTCGTGCAGGCGAGAGCGATGGCGTTCGCCGGCTGCGACTGCAGACTCGAATCGGGGCCGGCGACCATTCCGTGCGAGCCGATCTCCGCCAGCCAGGCGATTCCCTGGGCCTCGGCCGCGTCTTTGTCCATGATGATAAGGGCACAAGCGCCGTCGGAGATGGGCGACGCATTTCCGGCCGTGATGGTGCCGTTCGGCCGAAACGCCGGGCGCAGAGTACCGAGCGTGCTGACGGTCGTCTCGGGCCGAATGCTTTCGTCGCGGCTGACGAGAATCGCATCGCCCTTGCGCTGCGGCACCGACACCGGCACGACCTCGTCGTCGAACAACCCGTTCTGCCAGGCAGCGGCTGCGCGCTGATGCGAGGCGGCCGAGAAGGCGTCTTGCGATTCTCGGCTCACCGGATCGTCGTCGTTGACCCGCTCAGTGAGCAGGCCCATCGCCTCATCGGTGAACGAGTCTTCGAGCCCGTCGATCGCCATGTGGTCGACCATCGTGATCTCGCCGAACTTGGTGCCCGTGCGCGACCCTTTCAGAAGATGCGGCGCGCGTGTCATCGACTCTTGACCCCCTGCGACGATCACCTCGAAGTCACCCGTGCGAATGAATTGGTCGGCCATGATGACGGCCTGGATGCCCGACAGACACACCTTGCTCACTGTGGTCGAGGGCACCGACATGCTCACCCCGCCCTTTTGTGCGGCCTGCCGCGCCGGCAACTGACCGGCCCCGGCGGTGAGCACTTGGCCCATGATGACGTACTCGACGGCGGAGGCGGGAACCGCGGCGCGTTCGAGAGCGGCCGTGATGGCGATTCCGCCGAGGTCGGCGGCGTCGAACGACGAGAGGCCGCCGAGCAGCTTTCCGATGGGGGTGCGCGCCCCCGCCACGATGACGGAACTCATTGTTGTACCTCTTTCACTTCGATCCTTCGCGAAACCGTGGGCCGATCGGTGCTCACTGCGGGGCCATGCGCAAGGCGCCGTCGAGCCGAATCGTCTCGCCGTTGATGTAGTCGTGCTGGGCGATCATCAGCACGAGCTTCGCGTATTCCTCCGGCCGGGCGAGGCGATGCGGAAAGGGCACTCCGGCGGCAAGGGAGGCGTTGACCTCTTCGCCGAGCGCGGCCAGCAGAGGAGTGTCGACGATTCCGGGTGCGATCGTATTGACCCGGATGCCGTACCGGGCCAGGTCACGCGCGGCCGGGAGGGTCATGGCGATCACGCCGCCCTTCGAGGCCGCATACGCGATCTGGCCGATCTGGCCCTCGTAGCCGGCGATCGACGCCGTATTCACGATCAGGCCACGCTGGCCGTCTTCGTCGGGTTCGGCACGGGCGATGACCTCCGCCGCGAGCCGAAGAACATTGAACGTGCCGACGAGATTGATAGAGATGGTCTTCTCGAACAGACCGAGCTCGTGGGCGCCCTTCGACGAAATGATGCGCCGAGCCGGCGCGATTCCCGCACAATTCACCGCAAGCCGAAGTGGCGGATCGGTGGCACCGATGGTCGACAGCGCCGCGAGAACCGCTTCTTCGCTGGTGACGTCGGCGCCGACCAACCGGATGCCCGCACGGTTCTTGCCCGCATGTGCCTCCACTGCGCTGGGCAGGTCGAGCCCGATCACCGACGCACCCTCTGCTGCGAGTGCCGCGGCGGTCGCCGCGCCCAACCCCGATGCAGCGCCTGTCACCAGCGCAGTGATTCCCGAGATCTGCATGATTTCTCCGTTTCGTTAGTGCTGTGACGTCGTTAGTGCTGTGACGTCAGTCGAGTGTGAGTGCGGTGGCGTCAGTTCACTGCGGTGACGTCACCGCGAGCCACGAACGTACCGCAATCATCGACGACCCGTACGCTCGCGTTACCATCGTCATCGGTCGGTTCGCCGACGGTCAAGATCTGTGCGCCGGTCGCCGGCTTGAGCAGCCGGTACGCGAACTCGTGGCCGATCAGTTCGGTGCCGCGAGCGCCCAGAGCCGCCGCCATGAGCAGAATCTGCAGCGGCCCATGGATCACGAGCCCCGCATGCCCCTCCGACTTCGCAAACGCCTCGTCGTAGTGGATGCGATGCGAATTCGACGTGTACATCGAGAACAGGAACAGCGCGACGGGGTCGGCCGCGAACCGAAGCTCCTCCGAGAGCAGCGCCGGGGCGGGGGCTGCCGGCTCATCGCGCGCGACTCGTGGCACTCCTGCCCGGGCATTCGTCGGCGCGGCCGACAGCGGCCGATAGACGATGTCGTGCTCCTCGCTCACGACGAGTTCACCGTTCTGCGCGAATTCGTGGCGCACGGTCACGAAGGTCAGCGGGCCCGACGAGCCGACCTTCTCGACGGTCTTCACCACCCGGCTCGTCTTGGTCGTCTCCACGCCGAACGCCAACGGGCGCACGTGCTGGGTGCGGCCCCCGGCGAACATGCGCGAGTGGGGCGTCTTCGGCGGCTCGGGCATTCCGTGCAACGGATGCCCGTCGACACCGAGTTCGTCTCTGCGCCACCGATCAAGGAGGTAGATGGCGTGCCACATCGGCGGCAGGCCCTCGCGGACATCGCCGAGTTCAACACCGAGAAGCGCCCCGAGCGCGACGGCCGGTTGTACCTGCAGCACCCCCGTGTGCGTCACAACTCCCGAGGTCATCTCAGAGCACGACTCGCAGCTCTTGGGGGGCCCGCATCTTGACACCCTCTTCGACCGGCACAAAACCGTCGGCAAGGCGCATGTCAGGAAAACGGTCGAGCAGCGCGTTCACGCCGATCTCGAGCTCGTTCTTCGCCAGCATCGCTCCGACGCAGGCGTGCACGCCGAAGCCGAACGCGAAGTGCTCGCCCGAACCGCTGAACGCCTTATCGTGCTTGAAGTCGGTGCGGTACGGATCGAACGTCTCTGCGTGTTCGAAGCGACGCTCGTCGCGGTTCGCCGACGCCATCACGAGGTGCACCAACGAGCCCGCCGGAATGGCGACTCCCTGAACTTCGACATCTTCTGAGACGACACGGCCATTCATCTGCGACGGCGGCGTGACTCGAAGCGTCTCACTGATCACCGGAGTCACGAGGGAACGGTCATCCCGAACCGCCTCGAAGAACGACCGATCGGTCAGAATGTGCCGAAAGATGCTGCCGAAAGTCTTGTCGGTCGTCTCGGCGCCCGCGTTGAGCAGTTGCGTGGCGTGCGTCTTCACCTCTTCGTCAGAGAGTCTTTCGCCTTCGACCTCTGCCGTGGCCAGGGTAGAAATGAGGTCGGTACCGGGGTTCGCCCGGCGTTGCTGGATGATCGGGTCGAGGTATTCGCGCAGCTCGACCCGAGCCTGAATACCGTTGCTGTGCACCTCGGGGTCTTTCGTGAGGTTGGCCAAGAAGGCGATCATGTGCCCGTACCAGCCGAGAAATTTGCTCTCGTCTTCTTTCGGCAGGTCGAGCATCGCCATGATCACCGAGACCGGCAGGTGGTGCGCGAAGTCTTCGAGAAGGTCGACCTCTTTGCCCGGTTCCATGGTCTCGATCAGCCCGTCGACGGTGTTCTGTACACCGCCGTCGAGAATCTGCCTGACGTTGCCTCTGATCAGGGGCATCCAGCTCTCAAGGCCCTCGCCCTTGAAGTTCGGGCTCACCAGCGCACGCTTGCGGGCGTGCTCACGACCTTCGAGCTGCAGCAGGCTGCGGCCGAACACCGGCTCGAGCTGCCACTCGTAGTTTCGCGAGGTGAAGACCGGGTTGCGATACGCCGCAGCGACGTCGGCGTGACGAGTGATCAAGAACGACTCGGTGCTCTCGTCGTAGTGCACGGGGTCGTCGGCGCGCAGCGCGCGGTAGACGGCGTACGGATCGGCCGATCCCTCTGGCGAGAGAAGAAGAGGAACGTTCGATGCAGTGATCGTAGACATGATCTCTCGATTCAGAACGCTGGCAGAAGCTGGATGTCTTCGCCGGCGCTGACGAACCAGCGCGTGACGTGGCGCTTGAAGAAACGCCACTTACCGTCGGCGCGGCGCTCGTACTCGTCGTCGTACGTGGCAGCGACGAAGCTGACCTTGCCGTCGTGGTGCTCGCAGATGGCGAAGCAGTCACTGCGCCCGGTGGCGGTGTCGGGCGAGGTGAACTCGACGACGTGGTTGGTGGTCCAGTGGTTCGTCGTCTTCCACGCGGCGTCGATGACCACGAGCGACTGCCGGATTCCCTCGGTGTTGAAGAAGTCACCTCGGCCGCCCGGAATCAGGTACGAGGCGTCGTCGTGCCAGAGCGTCATGAATTTCTCGACGTTCTGGCGATCGACGCCCTCGCAATACGCCGCCACCAGTGCGCTCAACTCGGTGCGGCTTTCGATCTCGTCGATGCGCTGCTCGAGAGACTTCTGTGCGGTCGTGGTGGTCATCTTCATACTCCCTTGTATTAAGCGGTGGTGCGTAGCAGGCGCGTCAGATCAGCGCAGGCGGTCGGGGTAGTCGGCGGGCAGGTCTTCGGCCGGCAGCGGTTCGATGTGGGCATCCACAACATAGCGGTCTTCGCCGAGCGCCTTGCCCTCGTCGTTGAACTTCCAGAAGACCACCGTGCGGCCGGCCAGCATGTAGTGGCGGCTGCTGTCGTCGTCTGCGTCGACAAAGCCGAGCTCTTTGGCGACGGCGGCGGTGAGAATCTGGCGGTACGAGCCGTCAGACATGATCTCGTCGTCGGAGATCATCAGGCGGTCTTTGATCGATTCGATGACATACGAACCGCTCTCGACCATGTGCTCGTAGTTCTCGACGACGGCCTTCATTCCCTTGGGCCCGGTGTCGCCGAGCACATTGTTGAACACGCCGAATTCGTGGTACTGCGGGTCTTCGCAGAGCGACGGGATGACCAGCGAGAGGTCGGCGATGACTTCACCCTTGGCGTGCAGAACGACCGCATCGAGCTGGCGGCGCTGACGCTCGTTCTGCGCCTTGTGCATGTGCGGTTCGTAGCTCTTGTAGGTGAGACTTGCGTCGAAATTCATCTTTGAATACTTCCATTAGAGAGAAACCCGAAGGGTTCCTCGAACCGGATTCGTAGGGGGCGGCTTCTCGAGTTCGAGTGCCGCCTTCTTGAGATACGTTACTATGTGAACTAATTTGAATCAAGCCGGATCGGCAGTTGTTTTGCGGCCTTTTCTGCGAAGTCGCGACGGCCGCGCGACGACCGCAGACAGCGGCGCCGAACGACAGTGTCGGCCCGCCGCAGAGGCAGGGCCGACACTGTGTTCATCACGTGCAGAGACGCTCAGCTCGCGTCGCGAGGAGTGCCGA
Coding sequences:
- a CDS encoding alpha/beta fold hydrolase is translated as MPFLKTNGGEIYYESSGERENPALVLLHAGVATLRMWDAQVDDLAADHFVLRFDSRGYGRTTSDENPYREHDDTIALLDHLGIASATLIGASRGGMIAVNTALEHPNRVAGVVTIGSGIEGFPATTFTPEELACFEQIAALKAADDTAAAKEAERRLWAFGLDRRAEELDPGFIALVAELDRPNLERAAERLTALPLEPSAYSRLETLAAPVLVTVGDFDVSRMNIIARALVQTLPQAEAAHFAHSAHLPSVEEPAEFLRVLRSWLGRHAL
- a CDS encoding crotonase/enoyl-CoA hydratase family protein yields the protein MTDQAGESGVLLDGVVRAERRGHVLLITLNRPEARNAVNYELAAALGAAVELLNENDDLRVGVITGAGKAFCAGQDLKALGAGEGLIPPEHAEWGFAGFVRHFSAKPIIAAVHGFALGGGLEIALACDLVVAEEGARLGLPEVTRGLFAAGGGVPRIAQQIPQKVALRMLLTGQPVSAEVAERWGLVNEVAPVGTHVDVALALAEVMAANAPLAVQATKRLVYEGANQSAWRDEPWVDIDQTVAEIFASADAVEGAQAFVEKRPPVWQAR
- a CDS encoding nuclear transport factor 2 family protein; the protein is MTTTTAQKSLEQRIDEIESRTELSALVAAYCEGVDRQNVEKFMTLWHDDASYLIPGGRGDFFNTEGIRQSLVVIDAAWKTTNHWTTNHVVEFTSPDTATGRSDCFAICEHHDGKVSFVAATYDDEYERRADGKWRFFKRHVTRWFVSAGEDIQLLPAF
- a CDS encoding cytochrome P450, with amino-acid sequence MSTITASNVPLLLSPEGSADPYAVYRALRADDPVHYDESTESFLITRHADVAAAYRNPVFTSRNYEWQLEPVFGRSLLQLEGREHARKRALVSPNFKGEGLESWMPLIRGNVRQILDGGVQNTVDGLIETMEPGKEVDLLEDFAHHLPVSVIMAMLDLPKEDESKFLGWYGHMIAFLANLTKDPEVHSNGIQARVELREYLDPIIQQRRANPGTDLISTLATAEVEGERLSDEEVKTHATQLLNAGAETTDKTFGSIFRHILTDRSFFEAVRDDRSLVTPVISETLRVTPPSQMNGRVVSEDVEVQGVAIPAGSLVHLVMASANRDERRFEHAETFDPYRTDFKHDKAFSGSGEHFAFGFGVHACVGAMLAKNELEIGVNALLDRFPDMRLADGFVPVEEGVKMRAPQELRVVL
- a CDS encoding MFS transporter, coding for MTEPGAAVSPDTPRPLGPILRQLTPSVFLPAMIYEIGNGAIAPIVALTAVGLGASPALAALVVGFLGIGRVLGDIPASWLAERIGDRRAMVVAASLETVALLGCFFSPSIALFALALLISGMATATFYLARQSYLADVVAVAHRARAMSTLGGSHRIGLFIGPFIGALFVGTFGLSSAYLVAIGATIAAAVLLLSIADLEPPSHTAAVRADKSTRAVLFEHRLVFSTLGATMIGCGAVLAARQTVVPLWAEHLGIGPAETSLIFGTAGAVEIVLFYPAGKVADRFGRLAVALPWMIVLGAAIVAVPFTVGPLSLTVVAIVMSIGSGIGAGTIMTLGADVAPLIGRLRFIGIWRVLSDSGFAAGPAVLSLIAVTTSLAAGIVVIGSVGLGAAVALRVFVPRHTDTRPSQPPRTPRPPQPRPPQPPPELLD
- a CDS encoding mesaconyl-C4 CoA hydratase — encoded protein: MTSGVVTHTGVLQVQPAVALGALLGVELGDVREGLPPMWHAIYLLDRWRRDELGVDGHPLHGMPEPPKTPHSRMFAGGRTQHVRPLAFGVETTKTSRVVKTVEKVGSSGPLTFVTVRHEFAQNGELVVSEEHDIVYRPLSAAPTNARAGVPRVARDEPAAPAPALLSEELRFAADPVALFLFSMYTSNSHRIHYDEAFAKSEGHAGLVIHGPLQILLMAAALGARGTELIGHEFAYRLLKPATGAQILTVGEPTDDDGNASVRVVDDCGTFVARGDVTAVN
- a CDS encoding SDR family NAD(P)-dependent oxidoreductase; protein product: MQISGITALVTGAASGLGAATAAALAAEGASVIGLDLPSAVEAHAGKNRAGIRLVGADVTSEEAVLAALSTIGATDPPLRLAVNCAGIAPARRIISSKGAHELGLFEKTISINLVGTFNVLRLAAEVIARAEPDEDGQRGLIVNTASIAGYEGQIGQIAYAASKGGVIAMTLPAARDLARYGIRVNTIAPGIVDTPLLAALGEEVNASLAAGVPFPHRLARPEEYAKLVLMIAQHDYINGETIRLDGALRMAPQ
- a CDS encoding NAD-dependent epimerase/dehydratase family protein, yielding MGRSVVVVGASGLIGSAAVREFADNGWHVTAVSRRRPNVPAQTPYIHLPLDLLDSTATAEALKGLAPVSHLVYAAAFEKPGLVAGWSDPEQMQTNLLMLQNVLGPLTAAGSLEHVTTMQGTKAYGVHLHAIPIPARERYARDDHANFYWLQEDLLKSSAAQNGFGYTIFRPVQVVGPAYGVAYSTPPVIGAYAAICREEGLPFGFPGGNINPVRQSVDVELVAQAIRWAADAPTARGQHFNLTNGEVFSWQELWPSFAEVFGIEAAEPSPVSLGRFLPEHAETWNRIVRRYDLQPLSILDVVGKSHLYADYTFGFGVETQPPPSLVSTVAVKQAGFGEVRDTEAVYRNALESLIAQRVLPGIHPLSAGR
- a CDS encoding acetyl-CoA C-acetyltransferase — translated: MSSVIVAGARTPIGKLLGGLSSFDAADLGGIAITAALERAAVPASAVEYVIMGQVLTAGAGQLPARQAAQKGGVSMSVPSTTVSKVCLSGIQAVIMADQFIRTGDFEVIVAGGQESMTRAPHLLKGSRTGTKFGEITMVDHMAIDGLEDSFTDEAMGLLTERVNDDDPVSRESQDAFSAASHQRAAAAWQNGLFDDEVVPVSVPQRKGDAILVSRDESIRPETTVSTLGTLRPAFRPNGTITAGNASPISDGACALIIMDKDAAEAQGIAWLAEIGSHGMVAGPDSSLQSQPANAIALACTREGIDPSDLDLIEINEAFAAVALASSAQLGIDLDRVNVNGGAIAIGHPIGMSGARILLTLALELKRRGGGVGAAALCGGGGQGDALIIRVPKEKAND